CCTCGTGCTCGTCTTCATCCATGCCTTCTTTCTCTCCAACGCTCTCCCtcactctctgtctctctctccctctctgtggCGTTACTCGCCCATCACAGGGCGCGAGCGGCAGAAAAAATGGCGTCCCCGCCCCTTTCCATCCAACGAGGGCAAGAAGTGATCACAAGTGAAGCGAAGGTTTAAATGGATCGGGTCCGCCTCGCAGTTAATCCGAAATGCGACTCGGGGGGAAAGGTTTTGCCTTTTCAATCGGGCATTTCGACGGAATCGCGAAAACGActtcacattttcaaatttCTCCATAACGAGCTCCGCCGTTTTCCAGCAACCATGAAATATAAAACCTCTCGTtgtgaaattttgcatttttctgtGTTATCCTTCTATACTATAAAGCATACGTCCCTCGAATAAAAATAAACGGTATTAATATTGTTTTCTTACTCTGACCGactgaattttgaatttgaactggTTGGCAATTGTAGAAGTAAGCTCTTTATTTCACATATCAAATTTTCGTACTTTCTAACTTCATTCAATTCCCTTCACCCAAACGCATtactaatataaaaataaaattggtcAAGACCTCCCCATTTGTAGCTCTTACCGCGCTGTGATTGATTTAGCTCTTGGACATGTGCTGctatatatgcatgtctttttcTAAAGATAACTTCTTAGAGATGTAACATGATCAATTAGCTTCTTTACTTTGGTAAATGGCTAAAACTTCATTTGGTTGTGATTCGAGAATAATACTGAAAGGCTCACTAGAGAAGAGATCGCAGActtgaaaaaaacaataaacCCTTTCCCGTAAATACAAGTGACTGAAAGAAAAGGAACGAGGCTCTTTCACTGCCTTCAGAGTTGAGACAGAAAACAGTCTACTTGCCTTGAATTCCGATCCAAAACGTGATATACTTCACGAAGTTAAGTCCTGTCCCTGATCTGAATCCAGTGACAGGAGAATGGGCCCTAGATAGACTAGAATCATGGCTCTGTGGATCTACCATTACCTCACCGCCACAAGTGAGTACATGGGCACGTACCCTCTTTGCCATTCAAATGCTGGGTCCAGTGGCGGAGTCAAATATAGGCTGGTGTGGTCAGTTGCCCACaccttcttaattttctttcatttttacattatgATTGTTTGATATTTACTTTTTTACATAGGTAATTGCCTCTTTAGATATGAAAACCTGCTCCAGCTCGGCCACTAGCTGGGTCCTTTGGAGGCCTGCAGTGCATTAGCTAGACAATGTATTGCTCATCGAATCGGCCAGTGCTTCCAGTTGATAGCATTTGATGTTCATCTGAAAACAGTGATATTCATCTAGATTTTGAGCACTTGGGTATCGAGACATCACCCAAAGTTCAAGTTCCAAAAGGAGTTCATGGTGCTCGAACATACACAAACATTAGACACGTACGACAGGGCGGTTGGACGCAAGGCAAATGATTTTTAAGAAGAAAACTTGAAGAAactaagtttttaaaaatggttgtatttcttgatttttttaatcacGAATGatatatcttttatatattaCTATACATAATTGGAAACTTCCAAAACCACCTTCAACTGTTAGatagctatatatataacaaggacatgttttactttttcttttttcatttagtAGCACATTTATGTTCTACGTTTTCTTACTGCTGACTCTATTACAAATCTGAACTCTTGTCCGAGGTTTCTAATAGTGTCATTCTACGTGAGTCGTCGCCCATTGGACTCGAAAAGAGCTTGCTCAATCTGTTAAAGTGTGCCGATCTCACCAGCACACTTTTAACAGCCCGAAGAATCGAATGAACCATCTTAGTTTACCAGCTTACGAGAGAAAAGGATAGAAGAAAGGCGAAGCAAAGCCAGCCATAGATTATCATCGACGCAGAGAGACACGTGGGTGTTTCCCCTTTTCCTTGACATGCTTCGGGGCTAGCCCACAAGAATTCATGAAGTCGGCAGAAGAGAGAGGTGGAGGGAGAGGCACATGAGATGCCAGATCAGAATCAACCAATCTGTATGGTGTAACCTTCGCCCCTGCTACCCCATTCTcacatcttcttcttcgtcttcttctctGCCACTCTGTTCCTCAAAACCGCAAGAAGCCAGAAGCCAGGGGTACCAACTTCATGTACTTTTGCAGCTTCTTATCTCTGAAAGACATCACCTGCCGATTTCATACTGCAGGCCATCAGAAGGATGGCCTGCGTGTGCAGGAGGAGGAGTAGTGCCACGGCGTCATGCTTGGCGTGCAAGACAGTGCAGAGGAGCGAACGGAGTGATGGTGGCGTGTGCAGGAAGCAGTGCGTTCAGGTAGTGGGGTGCTGCTGGAGGAAGAGAAGGACCAGACACAGGCAAGAGGATGAGGAACCAAGTGAACAGCCGCAAGAGGACGAGAAGAGACCGACGGCCGGTGGAGGGATCGTGCTTGAGGAAGCGCAGCCACCACCCATGGAACCTCGTTTGATGCGGTGCAGGGCGGTTCGCCGGAATTGGAACTTTGACGACCTCTTGGCGCCGGCTAGTGTCTGATGGAAAGGAAAATCCGAGTAGTTGGAAAAATATGACTTGCACTAAGTCTCTCCTTCCCCCTCTCGTGTTATGGCCTACTTGTCATTGTGtagatatttgttttatttcatattttttcgaAATCTGTATATTGGAAAATTCACCGACCGACCCTATGACTTGCATCGGAATAAAAAAGTcgttccttcttccttttcgtctctctcttttcttttgttttctggtTTGCTTGATATGGAAGAATAACGATCATAGAATCCTAGAAGAGCTTAAATagctcattttttgttttttgcgtTGTTTTCCGTTCGCTTCACCCCAAATTTGATGTCAAGAAGATTCGtgggggaaaaagaaattaaatttgaaGCCAAACGGCAACGCTATGGGAAAACGGGATTAAATTTTGATAGCAAAGAGCAATCCTGTCGGTGGACTTGGGATTGGATTTGCCATGAACTGGTAAGATACCATTTGAATAATAGGGGAtccacttaatttttttcactcATTTGTTACACTCAGGCCAAGAGAATTGCTATTTTTCTAGCAGATTCGCGTATTTTTCCGTCTCTTAGTCGACGAATTattcctctctctctagttACATGATTAAGGGGAATGAGAACTTGTATATCTGTAGATCGAGTGAATAATTCTTCAACTAAGGAACGCAATTTTAAGGTGAAAATTCATGCTTACGCTCGAATTAAATAGAAAATACTTTTCAAAAAGGTCACTAAAATTTTATCGTCTTCCTTTTTAACATTCGATGTGCCTGCAAATAAATTGGATTCATGGCAAGGCTATTACAACTTCTGGCTGTTGGGAACCCAAACGACATTCAGTTTCTCAGTACTTAGATCATCAGATCCAACCCGATCCTTTAGCAACCATAAGATTAAGGGCAATactgaatcaaaatttcaactaTCATGAACAGAAAGTTCTAACGAAATCTTGCTGGGAGAAGGCATCCCGCCCTCTATTGTCTTCAGAAGGCAACCAATATTATTTTAGCTTCTTTCAATTACTTCATATACGCATGTATacgtttatttatttttcacaaGAGGCTACGCTTtcaaaaatcttgaaaaaaaaaaaaccttgcgCAGTGTGgattttttgtacttttttcaCTGGTCATCTTTATGAAAAGAAATCTATCAACAATTTTAGAAAGAGTCATGATATTAttatacaaaattttggatggggGACGCTATTATGTCGTGCAAAAAAGGTTTGTGGAGATCCTAAGATTCCTTTTTCCCCGAAGGCCAGagggcctctctctctctctctctctctgttttttttttctcaggagTCGTGCAGTTGCGCTGCATCATACGAACAGTGAAATTAGTTGCTTGTGATTTGTGAACTAGTATCCCAGCATATGCGACAGAACTTATCATGcttcaaaagaaggaaagaggaaaaataaagcAGTACACGCATCGTGGCAAGCATGGCGCGAGCTAAATTTCTCTGGTTCTGCAATGGAAATATAATAATGAAAAGCCAGGAAACTTGTGCCTAGGTAATCGATTTTGATTCTTCCATTTGGTCCGTCCAACCTGGTTACCGTGTattgcttctttctttctttctgacCAAGTCAAGATGATTCTGTTCTCCCTGACAGTGGAAATCTTAGTAGCAAAATTCTCAGAAGTTCATTAGCCAACTCCCCAACAGGCTTTGTCATGATACCAGTTCTAGtgaaagagaaaagcaaaatatTCCTAGTTCACACTCTTAAGCAACAGAATAAAAAAGATTCAGAGCACCATTGTACATAAATCTGAAACATCACTTCTGCTGCTTCTGTCATCGTAAATCACTCACCATTTTCGGTCCTCTTCAGATTCAAAACAATGCCTGTAAAAGATGGGCCTGGTCTCGGCATCGAAGTCGAACATGTGGCAAATGCGGCACACGTGTTTGGTGTTATAGCAGCAATCCTAATGCTTGTTTGGTGTCTCCACTATCGTGGGGGCCTTAACCTGAATTCATCAGATGCCGACCACATTTTCAATGTAAGCTTCCAACTTCGGCCAAATCGGTGTTGATTCAGACAAGCTGCTCTAAGATCTTGGTCAAATTTCACAGCTGGCTTGACGCACAAGTGCACGATCACGGTCTTTCTTCAGATGAACTACCAAGCCTCCTAATTAATCTCCTtgacccaaaagaaaaaaaaaatctcagcaTGTTTTTGGCTTAAGTTACATGAATCGCTGTTGTCTGTCTTTATTATGCATAATTGCTCACTGTGAGTTTATTTTTGTGAGCCCATCAGGTACACCCGGTTCTAATGTTCGTTGGTTTCATTCTGTTTTCTGGAGAAGGTGAagtatctctctttctctctctctttctctctgtgcaaaaatatttgcatcataaaactttaatttttgctGATCATCAGTTTTTAACTCATTATAAACCACCGAGTTTTGAAGTCTCTAAAAGATGTGGTCCTACAGCTCAACGCCATAACAAAGTTTTTGGCCAGAAGCCATGGATGATTATATCCATAGAGCTTCTCCTGATGAAAACCCAGAGAATCAAAACGAATGTGTGATCTCTACTACAGGGTTTTACACAAATAAACCGTGCATTTGAGTATGTGCTCGCTATAATGATGCTGGTATCATGTCCACAGCAATAATGGCCTACAAAACAGTGAGGGAAGAGAGGCGCAAAAGGAAGCTTGTCCATTTAGCCCTGCATCTGATTGCTGGCCTGATGGGCTTAATTGGTGTTATTGCGGCATTCAAGTATCACGGAGAGTCTGAGCTCCCTAACATGTACAGTTTGCATTCATGGCTAGGCATGGCCACCATTTGCCTCTTTGGTCTGCAGGTATGCTACCCATGCTCCATGTCAACAGTTGCTGCCATTGCTTTCGATTTTCAGACCAATGGAAGgtacaaaattttaatatagaaCACCAAGAGCTGTGCAACTGATTTTGGTTCTTAATTGCAGTGGTTGATCGGCTTTATAACCTTCTGGTATCCTGGTGCTGCGATTTTGACAAGGACTAGATTTCGTCCTTGGCATATTTTTTCGGGCTTAACAATCTTCATCATGGCAATCTGCACTGCAGAGACTGGACTGGTGTCAAAAGCACAGTTTCTGAGCCTTACACTTGGGGATGAAGCTCTCATGATAAAGATGATAGGACTCACCGTTCTCTTGTTCGGAATTTCTGTGGGCCTTTGTGTGTCTTCGAATGATAACGATGGACCACTGTAGTCCTTTCGTGTGCCAGTACAGCCCAGCTTTGATggggagtttttttttttcactgtcttttttttcaatttttctgcCAGCAAAATATGTAAAGCAATACTTCGAGATGGAAAAAGTTGAAAGGATCTAGTTCTCCAAACtgatgaaaatgaataaaaataaaaaaaggcacAAAATAACCTTCATCACCAGTTATCGGAGATTGGTGAAGTGGCCTAGCAAGTAGGGACCATAGACAAATGGAGCAGCTTAAGCTTTTCTGGTTTTGAGCCGTAAGATAAAGTTGATAATAAGAACAAATCTCGCCTATGAGGTGCTTGGTAGTTGGCCTTGCTACTGCTTCGTAGACAGATTTCAGGCATCCGTAGGATCTGTTATGGAGGCATTGTTTGCCTCAGAACTAAATCTGCTCATTAGAAAACCTCCAAGAGACTAACGTTCTAGCCATCAATCTTTTTGGTTCGGCAGTAGCATTAGCAAACTGACAGGTGGATCGACGGTGTTTTCATAAGAACACTAAATCTATCACAAATTTTGGTGTATCAAGCCCCAAGCGTGCGATAATGCAATGTATCCGCTACTTTTTGGGTACAGTCTTCGATTTAGATATTGCAAGCTAGAGTTCTAATGATATGAACTGTTCTTGGTAGTAGGCAGGTGATACTTTGGACTTACCACAACAGAGAAGTAATCTCAATGTTGTCCAAGGATGCAAGGTATCAAACAGCATTCACACATACAAGCAAAAACAGACGCGGTTCCGCAAGACCAGGCTACATGCACAGCcacctcttcctttcttttctccacaATCTTCATTTATAGCATTGGTTGCTCTTCTGGAGATTTATTAGATCTCCCAAAATCTTGCAGCATTTCGTTTTGATGAGGAACATGCCTGTTGCAACTTTGATCGGCATTATTTTGTTGAGTGAGATCCTCCTTTGATGTTGCAATCTGAGCTCATCTTCTCCTTTTGATTTGGACCGACACCATTTGCCGCTGCCTTCAGCAAAACTCACATTAAGGGCCAGGCAAACCCGATACTTTCAAACGATAAGGCTCTTCTGCATGCGTTATTTGTCAATTTCCTTATGCTCTGCCCTTTGATTCTCTTCAATTGTCAGTCTCGTCTTTTTAAGAACACGACGATGGTGGCTGCCGCCATAAATATGGCTCTCTCATTTCGGATGCCATGGCCATAACCATGATCATTAGAAAATGCAAGCTTTTCAAAAATCTTACGGGTTTTTAATGGTTCTGTGGGTGCAGTTAGTTACTCAGATGTTCTGATCTACCATAGTTGACTACCCTTGCACCATCCACCTTCCCGCACTGTGGTTGTGGTACCAAGGCTTACGCCTATGGCAAGGATGACTCTAGATGTAATTTAAAGAATAAATTAATGAAAACAAATTGCTCACATCAGCATCAACTTCAGCAGGAACATATCTGAAAGAGGAGTGGGATCTGTTGTTCTGATGCATGGTTTGTCCTGCTAAACGCTGTAAAATAGACAATCCAATAATCTCTTCTGTTCACAAACACCATTCCAGGCCATAGTGCTACGTACCGATCTTTAAACAGTTATGACAAACTTGAAATGCATTCAATAAATCAGGCTGTTAAATGTAAAACTGGATGTTAGCCATTAGCTGGCTATAGAAGATCATCCGATGCTGAAAATATAAGATTTATTTGAGAACTTGGTTGGGCAAGTGACGGGGTCAGGTTACTGCTGAAGGATAGATCAGTCATTTTGCACAGGTCTCTTTGTATTTCGTAAGCAACCAAATGTTGTAATGTTAAAACGTAATTGGAAAAATAGCAGGGGAAAACTATAAGGCGTTTCTTAAACAAGGGAAACTCTTGACCGTTAACTGATTAATTAATATTTGGACCACTTTACAAGAAATCTTCTGAAAGGGAAGGGCCTGAGTGAAATTTACCAAGAACAAGCGCTATGGCTTCACCGCACCGGTCTCGTGTGCGAGGAACGATGCTTATATAAGGGGAGAAACGGGCCTTCCAAACACCGTTGACGAGATCCAGACGCTTCGCCATGGAGGCGTTCAGGGAGCCCTCGCCAGGAGGCACCGACAGAGAGCCCGCTGCCTCTTCTTCTCCGATCGACCTCGTTCTCAATTTCTGGAGAGGTACGCCCCTGATCTCCgattgctttttccttttctctaaaCCGATCCATCGGCTGAAATTTTCCTGTGCCTCACCGTATTTGCGTATAATCTAAGCGTTTTCGTTGGACGAACAATGCGTACGATTGGTTAATTTAGGCATAGGAGATCGAGCTTGCTTTCTGCTGCTCTGTCTGGGTTGCAGGGACAAAGTTATGAAAGACATGGAATTCATTCGAAAGCTTTTGCAAAATCAGCATAATCGGCAGGGCCGATCAATGCGTGATATCCTTCTGCATTTTAGAGTTTTAATTATGTAGTAAGGCAATGGAGTTGGGACCGCTCGTTCATGTGCTAATTTGTCGTGAACTTTAACTTGTTTACCGAGCGTCttcttgatttgatttgatcaGATCACCTGATTGATTAGTATACTCAATGTTTTCGGTGAATTCATTTGGTTGACTGTCACCTCGTTCGTCCCGATACACTGAATAATGTAGTTGATACCTGAGCCTTGGAAGAACGTATCTCAGACGTACAGAGTTTTAAGTGGCTATAATTAGTTAGAATGCATGGAAGTTCATGATTTGAGCGCTTTATGAACACTCGGTTCATGTGACTAGTCTGCCACTATGATTATGCATAAAGTCCACAGAAAATCTTTGAATCGAACCACCAATTAGTAAGAGAAGTTGACTGTCAGATTGGACTTTGAAGATGCAGGCGTGTaaatttggaaaactttagatatgTCGTTATCTTTGTTGGAAGTCAATGATCAACAGTCTGCACGTTGTAATTGAGTATGCCATTCGATTAGGTGATATGTAAAAGCAGCTTACATAGATAATATATCTCTTCTCGATTCATGGGTGATGCCTGAATACGGTTGATTTCTTTGTGAATAGTTGCAACATGTTTGAGGCAATGCTCTTGAATATGTGCATTATTAACAGCTTATGAGCCTTTTTTTATCGGGAAGATCATGGAAATCCATGAAATCAACTGACAAGACCATATTCTCTGTTCCTTCTGTTACTTGACATGCTTGTTTTTGGGTCAGATTAGAAGTAAATGCAAAAGCTGAagcttttcttattttttgttttgtcacaTATTTCCTCCCTTTGATGGCAGATTTTGACTTGGAGAAGGAGAGGAGTGGTCTTGATGAACAAGGAATGAAGATAGCTGAGAATCAGGAAACCAGCCAGAAAAATCGGCGGAAACTTGCTGAGAGCACTCGTGGTATTTCTTATGTTCCTTCACTTTGTTTGCTTTAGCTTTCCACCAAAAAATGCATTAAGGTGAACAATGAATATGACATAGAATTGAAACTTTGGGTATTAGACATTTAGCTTCTGTCTATAAATGTTGCTTTCAAGCTTTGAAAGTTCTTATAGTTACTTGTGATGATTTTTCATTGTCTGCATGCTACAACACCACTGGATCTCGTGTTTATCTAATGTAGCATTTCAGGCATTCCCAAACCTTTAGTTCAATAGATGCCTGTCAAACACTGGACTGAATTTAAACAGCAACTTCTTGCATATTCTCCTGATTCTTGACTTCAAGCAACTTCTTGCATATTCTCCTGATTCTTGACTTCGAGCAACTTCTTGCATATTCTCCTTAATTCAAGTACtaaatgaatttttgttttactgACAGACTTCAGGAAAGCTTCTCCAGATGAAAAGTTGAATTTATTCAATTCATTGCTCAAGGGgtatcaagaagaagttgataatCTCACAAAACGTGCAAAATTTGGGGAAAATGCTTTTCTCAACATTTACCAGAAACTCTATGAAGCACCTGATCCCTATCCATCTCTTGCTTCAATATCTGTGAGTATCTGGTGGCTTTGTTAAACGATGTCATGCCTCATTACCACTTTATGTTTGACTTTGAATCTTGCTTGTctcttttgtttgtattttgaTCATTGTTTTTCCTGCATGAATCATCCTCTATGCGATTCTGGGTCCAACTTGGCATCTCCTTTTTAGCATTTCTCCTTGTTAGAAAACCATACTGTTTTTAACAATTTAGGAATAACTATGGTGACACCAAAAGGTTTGTCACCATTTCAACTTTTTGTGGTACTCTGCACTGCATGATTTTGTGTTTGTGAGCTATGACTAGCAGCATTATCAAAGTGTTGAAGCTTTTTCTAGTCACCATGTAGGACCTTGAAGCAAAGTTGGTTGAGTTTGAAGCTGAGAACCGTAAGATGAGTCATGAGCTTGAGGAGTTCAGAACCGAAGCTGCTCATCTAAGAAACCAGCAGGCTACAGTAAGAAGGCTTGAAGAGCGCAATCGTCAACTAGAATTGCAGGTTGGCATTGTTAGTTaatgttttaaacttttgttATTCCATGCATGTACCTTATATGTTATACATGTTTGCACATTAAGTTTTAATTAATGCTTCTTCCTCAAACACAATTCACAGCCTCATGAGTGAGAATGctaaattttcatcttttttgcTATCCATCTTCACAATATGCATATGTAAGAGTAAGATTGTTAAACAGTAAGTACTGAAAATTGATGCTACTGTGTTGTTCAGAGACGGACTTTTCATTGGAATTTAATCACAGACTTAGAATGCAATACCTTGGATAGATAGCTGCATTACAAAATGTTAAATTTTTGGAAAGCTTCCCTGTTTCTAATCATCCAAGATAATATACTTTCCTACAGTGAGAGAGTTTCtgttgtctttctttctttctttctttctttctttcttcttcttcttcttctttttttttttttaaagcaaggATGGTTTCTCACCAAGATCAAGTTGAAGCTGGAAAGGTGTTTTTCCTTCATTGACAGGATTCAGATCTAGCTTAACTTGATGGATGATTTGCTCTTCTGAAAAGGTTTTCTTTCTAAATATGAAAAGTGTAACAATCTTGAATCTGAAGAAAAATAAGCAGCAAAAAACATATGAAGAAAGCTGGACAGTATATCCACTTATGGTATTTGAAGCTAAAATTGCACAAGAATGCACCAATTCATTTCTTGTGCAATCAtcaaagaggaaagaaaacaatCTTTTGGATAGTATCTGGGTCATTTCAAAGGGCTGAAAAGCAGGTGGGTCATCCTGGCATGTTCTGGTTTATTTTTGACTGATTACCCATCCTGTTGACATGGTCAATTTGCTCAAAGTGTCGTGTCTGATGGCCTAAccctttctcattttcatttggATATTATCTTTTAGGTATGAAACATAATCATCACATCTAAATGGAATATGTGAAATGTTCCTTTCGTGTTCATTTTGGCCTTCCTTTAATTAATCCAGATGGAGGAGAAAATTAAGGAGCTTGTAGAAATTAAACAACGAAGCTTGGCAGAAGAAAACCAGAAGACACTGGAGGTCTTAAAAGACCGGTAATTTCACTTAatgtaatttttgttgtcaGAAAGTTATCATTTTGTGGGACAGGTTATATATGATGAAAACTTTCAACTTTATTGAGCTCAACAAGGTGACATTTACTTCATTGTGCTATTTTTTTGGATGGAGGGCAGGGAAATATTATTGCAGGAGCAGTTACGTCAGGCTAGAGAAAGTGTGTCAAATATGCAGAAATTGCATGAATATGGACAAAGCCAACTCTTTGAGTTTCGTGCCAGATCAGGTATGCGTATCGGAACTCATGACATCATCCTCCTTTGcatttttccaatttttgctGCAGTCTGTCAATGTGTTACTAGATGAAGATGATCCTCTGATTTGGTTTTGATTTACAGAGACAAGTAGTTACTAACTGGTTTTCCTTCTAGTGCAGATGAAGAAAGGGCAGCTAAACAGTCTGAAGTAAATCTTCTAATGGATGAGGTTGAGCGTGCTCAGACAAGGCTGCTTAGccttgaaagagaaaaggtgCTTCTTGTTGCTATTGGAGTCTTTCAAATGTGTAGAACCTGAATCATATATCTATCTATGACTTTCTAACTCTAGTGACTGATAAATGAATAGTTTCTCCATGTGGACAATTTCTTGTGAAGTGAAGTAATTCGTGTTGGTTCTTGAGACTTTTCCACTTTTGACATAATGGTTGTCAAACTGGTTTGCTTCTCCTTAATGAAGTTAATTTCCGAGTTACACACTTTCTGACATAGAGGGGATGTGATGAAATTTGTTGTTTCAACTTTCTCTCTGGTATAGAAGCCTGATTAATATTTTGGCCTTGTCATAGCACACATTATAGTTTTAGCATG
Above is a window of Nymphaea colorata isolate Beijing-Zhang1983 chromosome 8, ASM883128v2, whole genome shotgun sequence DNA encoding:
- the LOC116259360 gene encoding transmembrane ascorbate ferrireductase 2-like, translating into MPVKDGPGLGIEVEHVANAAHVFGVIAAILMLVWCLHYRGGLNLNSSDADHIFNVHPVLMFVGFILFSGEAIMAYKTVREERRKRKLVHLALHLIAGLMGLIGVIAAFKYHGESELPNMYSLHSWLGMATICLFGLQWLIGFITFWYPGAAILTRTRFRPWHIFSGLTIFIMAICTAETGLVSKAQFLSLTLGDEALMIKMIGLTVLLFGISVGLCVSSNDNDGPL